TATGAATATGTATGTGTGTCTCCATAGAAGACGCAATGTACACTATCCAAGTTATTCCCAAGTGAACAAAAAGTCACTTTCTCTTATAAGTTCAACCTTCTAGATTCCATAGACAGATCTAATCTAGTTTGAATATTGTGATGAACTAAGCAGAGCTTTTGTACTTGCTTAGTGACTTGACCAATCACCACTATTATAGAAGGAATCAAGGAATCTTTAATCAGTTGTATCATTGGAAAATGAGAGTATAAGAAAGATACAGAGAGGAACAACAAGAAAAGCAGCAATCTTCAAAAgttgctctgtttctttagAGATCACACCTATTCTTGACCAATCACCACTATACCTGAAGAAGAACACTATgataatcattatatatatactctgcAACCTCTCGTGCTTGTGAGGGTTAAAAAATCTTACCCAGCATCAATGAATCCCAAACCCAAAACAGCGATAGCAGATCGAGCAAGAATTGTGTTGGGGACTTTGATTCGCAAGAGAGGTCCTTTTTCGTTTGATTTCTCAGCAAAGTCTCTCTTCTTCGACATTATCGTGAAGCCATTAGTCAAACTTCGGAGTTTGTTGTCGCTGGGAGAGAATGAGATGAAGCTACTGTGTTGTAAGGTCAGCATTTTCACTTTCCCGGAATGAGATTTCTCCTCAGACATGGTGATAAGGGGGCAATGTTGTTTTTGTGATAACAGCAAAGGGTTGAGGGTAATTAAGTAATTTGACTTAACAATTCTGAAGCTTTTCTTTTCCACCATAGTGTTCTTTGGTTTGCTCCTAAAACCCTAGAAAGTTTGGGAGCTATGGAGATGCAGGATTCGTTCCAGGTCCATAGGATACCACAATCGAAGTACGTAGACGGAGTAAGATGGCTTCCACAAGCTTCCGCTTTGAATCGTTTCTTCGCAACAGCGTTCTACGACCCGGATTGTGATTCTTCGTCAATCGAGATCCAATCGCTTGACCCAAACCCTAGAGGGAATCAGAGCACGAACCCTTTGATCGAGTCTATATCTTCATGGACTTCACCTTCTCGCGTTTCGTCACTGGAAATCGCTGGAAACGGCGGTGGTGGCGGTTCATTCAAACCTATGGTTTCAGCAGCCACGTCTTCTGGTTCCCTTCATGTTCTGATGGTTGATTTGGTGGAAGGAGCTGCGATTGATGAGGTATACGTGGCGGAAGGTGAGAAGTTCCATGTGGGACGCGTGGAAGGAGTGGATTGGAGGGAGGGAGGAGAATGTGTGACTGTTGGTGAAGATGGGAGAGTGAATGTAGTGAAGATTGTGAATGGTGAAGGTTTGAGATACAGAAAGGTCTTTGATGGGAATGGGCTTGTGGCTTATAGAGCTGTGAAATGGGCGTCGCCTACTGAGTTTGTCACTGGAGGATATGGTTTTGGTTTGCAATTGTGGGATCAGAGGAAGTCTGGTGAAGCTGTTTCGCAGCTCAAAGGGAACTGGTGAGTTCTCAGCTCTGTTTAAAGAGTTTGATTAGTAGTTGAATAAATGCTAGTTTAATATGGTTTTGAATTCTTGGCATGATTGCTTTTCAATGATATTGAACATCAAAGTTGTTCGATTGGGTTGAAGTATATTACTCTCTATCATTTGATTCTCTGAGTTGTTTAGCAAGTTAAAGTTGGGAATGGGAAAGGTGAATCCTTTGATCTAATAGTGTATTTAAGAAAACATGCACTTCTTGTGTTTCATCTGATGATATTAACATTGTTGCAGGTTTGAAGGCAAAACTTCTGCAGTTGTCCATTCCATTGACATTCATCCATCTCGAAAGCACACTTGCATTGTAAGTATTTTCTTCTGTGTGAGGCGTGTGTTAGAGATATCTGGTTTTATCCACTCGAAGTTTTAACAACCTTGGACAAGTATACACTGATGAATATGAGACTTTTCAGTGTGATCCTCTGATAAGTTTTTGTGTGATCCTCAATCTTATTATTTGCCAAATTTTAAGGTCTATAGCCTCTGATAATTTTCCGTCAACCTGTCCTTTTTTACTTAAGTTCGGAAAACTAATcttacattttctttcttctgaaaTTTAAATGAACCTTTGGTGCCTATGTTGGAATATTAAACCACCTTGCGGCAGGAGGATATCCTCTTTATACCTTATAATAAGTCCTGCACTAATtttaagaacatttttttttcttgctcacTAACTAACAAACATTCAGTGTATCTGATTGGTCTATCATATTTAAAACTGAACTGACGCACTGAGATTTATTGGATAATGTATTAATATCGCCACAAGTTAGAAGCATGATCTAATGACTTTATCTTGATGCGATGTGTTTAGGCGGGAGGTTCTTCGGGTACTGTTTTTGCTTGGGATCTTCGGTGGCCGCAGCAACCCATCGTTCTTTCTGGTGTTGGAGCAAGTGAGAATATTAACAATCCTCTGTCTGAAAGTGAGGTATGGGAAGTTAAGTATGACTCATACACAAAATCCAACATCTCATCCTCAAGGATTCTCCCTGTTATGACCTGCTCAGAAGATGGAATCCTTGGTGTCATCGAGCAAGGTACTAAGACTTTCTCTACCACattacttcttctctcttgtatATATTACAGAAACAAttgttccttttttgtttttgtcctgCCTATTTTTGCTTTAGGGGAAGAACCGATCGAGCTTCTGGCTGAACCTTGTGCCATTAACAGTTTTGACATCGACAGACAAAATCCACAGGTGAAAAACATCATCGAACTCTGTTTCAATCTACTAGTTTACTTTGACCAAGTGTGTCTTCTTAAGCTAGTTACACTGGATTCTACAGGATGTGATATGTAGCTTAGAGTGGGAATCAATTGCAGTCTTCTCAAGGCCttagtaaaaagaaagaatcaaatcCCCAGGTATATCGATATGGAATCTTGCATGGTAGTACgatatgttttttggtttgcttcTGTGAGCCACAACAAAAGCAGTTGAGGAATGTGAGGATAGATGGTGAGAGACAAGCTTTAAGGAAGAGGATGATGGAATCACAATTTGACTGTGTTCATAAGTTTCATTGTAACAAGATCTTAATACAATCTGCACAAACATGAGTTTTGTATTCATCTTAAAGTTTAGTGATCTTGAAGATTTGCAATTCTTGCTTGAATTTTACATCTGAATCTCTGTCGCTGTATGAGTGTGTATACCGACACTAAGTTCAACCTCAAAGGCGACAATGACACACGTGGAAGAAAAGAAGTCGGCCAAAGTAGGTCCTACCGGAGCTAATACTTGGCCCTGTAATGAGCCGTTGAAAAATCTTGAaacctcttctctctctctttttgtattctttttcaattcttttaaaagagttgggagattttttttttaaaagagttaaAGAGAATTTGGTAACAAGAACTTttcaaaccacaaaaaaaaaaaaaaaagagaaagacatgCCCCACGCAAAATTTAAAGGTCTCATTAAGCTTTAATGATTCAAAGATTATTTACCAAATACTATTCCAGCTCTTATCTTAAGATATTCCAGAATATCatcattatttaatttattttctactgttcttttattatatcagaccctttcctttttttttaaaaaaaatttcctgtATGAATAAGTTTTTGTTAATGAGAATTTCTCATTCCAACTGCGAAATTGATTCTTTCTTATGCTGAGCAAAAAGTTGAAGAACTTTGTCCTGTTTATGATCTGagatatttttgtagttttgtcTTCAAAATCATAATTGTTTTGGTCTGGCGTGCCTTTTGTGATTGATTATATTCCCTTTTGGATAATTCCCCCCCTTTAATACTTCTGTGTAATTCTCCAAAAATCTTTCAACCTCCTCTATCTGAAGCATTTCCTCTGTTCAAGAGATTAATATAGTCATCACTAGCTCGCATCCCAAGTTCATCAATCATTCTTCTGTGCAATTATCCTGGTACAATGAGTTCTACTTATcttattaagaaaaagaaaaaattactgtTTACATGAAGTAACAATTAGAGAACATTATGTAACTATAAACCTTTTCTCTTTCTATGCGTGTAATTAATTTGCAGAAACATGGTTGAACGAAGCCGCAGCTTTAGAATACCTGGAGCTGAGAAATCTGATCTAAGAATTGCCCTTTATGAGCGCAAAGAAGTTGTTGAGAGGCTGCAAGATGAGTTGAATGCAGAGAGAGAAGCATCTGCAACGTCAGCGAGCGAGGCCATGTCAATGATTCTTAGGCTGCAAGGAGAGAAAGCTGAGTTGGCAATGGAAGCTGGTCAGTACAAGAGAATGGTCGAAGAGCAAATGTCTCACGCTGAGATGTCGTTTGCGCTTTTGGAGGATGTGATTTACCAGAAAGAGATTGAAGTCACTGCTCTTGCGTATCAAGTTGACGTTTACAGAAGCCAGCTTTTGAGCTTGGGGTTTAGTGATTTGAGTAGCTTAGATGCTAAGCTTCAAGAGAAtgatgatcaagatgagaaTATATTGAATATGAATGATTTGTCACTGAGTGATAGATCTCAAACACCCTCTTCAGAATTGGTTACAGATCTTTCGATTCCCGAGGAGAAGGAAATTATCGAGCAGACCTTGGATTCGCAGAAGAGTTCCTTAGATGTGTATTGGGAGCAGATCAAGAAACTGAATGAGCAAGTAAAAGAGCTTACCGGTTATAGAGATTCGATGCGAGATCAGCACAATACTTCAATGTCTGAATCTGGACTAAacaagggagaagaagatggtgcAAGCTCATCAAACTTTCAAGAAGatacacaaaaaagaaaagaggaagcaaAGAGTGTGCGTAAAACTGATGACACAATGGTGATAAAAGTTGCAAAGCAGaaaaagattgaaaagaaaTCACCTAAACAGACGAGAGACAGAAGCGGTAAGAGAAACCGTGCAGAGTATCAAGCTGAATTGCTGCAGTTAAGACAGAGAGTTGAGAGGCTTGAGCGAGGAAAAACAAACACAGAGCCTGAAACCAGTGGAGTGATCAAGCAAGAAGAGATAAGTCTACTGAAGGAAGTGAGAGAGGAGCAAATTTCTTCTGTTGAATCATCTGAAGTAGAGAAGAGCTCGAATACAATGGAANNNNNNNNNNNNNNNNNNNNNNNNNNNNNNNNNNNNNNNNNNNNNNNNNNNNNNNNNNNNNNNNNNNNNNNNNNNNNNNNNNNNNNNNNNNNNNNNNNNNNNNNNNNNNNNNNNNNNNNNNNNNNNNNNNNNNNNNNNNNNNNNNNNNNNNNNNNNNNNNNNNNNNNNNNNNNNNNNNNNNNNNNNNNNNNNNNNNNNNNNNNNNNNNNNNNNNNNNNNNNNNNNNNNNNNNNNNNNNNNNNNNNNNNNNNNNNNNNNNNNNNNNNNNNNNNNNNNNNNNNNNNNNNNNNNNNNNNNNNNNNNNNNNNNNNNNNNNNNNNNNNNNNNNNNNNNNNNNNNNNNNNNNNNNNNNNNNNNNNNNNNNNNNNNNNNNNNNNNNNNNNNNNNNNNNNNNNNNNNNNNNNNNNNNNNNNNNNNNNNNNNNNNNNNNNNNNNNNNNNNNNNNNNNNNNNNNNNNNNNNNNNNNNNNNNNNNNNNNNNNNNNNNNNNNNNNNNNNNNNNNNNNNNNNNNNNNNNNNNNNNNNNNNNNNNNNNNNNNNNNNNNNNNNNNNNNNNNNNNNNNNNNNNNNNNNNNNNNNNNNNNNNNNNNNNNNNNNNNNNNNNNNNNNNNNNNNNNNNNNNNNNNNNNNNNNNNNNNNNNNNNNNNNNNNNNNNNNNNNNNNNNNNNNNNNNNNNNNNNNNNNNNNNNNNNNNNNNNNNNNNNNNNNNNNNNNNNNNNNNNNNNNNNNNNNNNNNNNNNNNNNNNNNNNNNNNNNNNNNNNNNNNNNNNNNNNNNNNNNNNNNNNNNNNNNNNNNNNNNNNNNNNNNNNNNNNNNNNNNNNNNNNNNNNNNNNNNNNNNNNNNNNNNNNNNNNNNNNNNNNNNNNNNNNNNNNNNNNNNNNNNNNNNNNNNNNNNNNNNNGTAAAACTGATGGCACAATGGTGATAAAAGTTGCAAAGCAGaaaaagattgaaaagaaaTCACCTAAACAGACGAGAGACAGAAGCGGTAAGAGAAACCGTGCAGAGTATCAAGCTGAATTGCTGCAGTTAAGACAGAGAGTTGAGAGGCTTGAGCGAGGAAAAACAAACACAGAGCCTGAAACCAGTGGAGTGATCAAGCAAGAAGAGATAAGTCTACTGAAGGAAGTGAGAGAGGAGCAAATTTCTTCTGTTGAATCATCTGAAGTAGAGAAGAGCTCGAATACAATGGAAGATTTACAACCTTGGATCGACCCAGTCATTATTTCTGTTCAAGAggtatatatatgcatacacAATTTTTTACTGTTAAAGTACTTAGTCAGTATTTCATAACAACTAACCAAAATATTTGGCATGTTCCTTGAAACAGGCAATGCTTTACTTCTGGCTGTGagacaaagcaaaaaaagtaaaagcagATTTTTTGGCTTGTTTTGAGTGTATGTATGTCATTGTGTTCTGTGTTTGTTTGCCTAAAGTCTTATTGTATAAAGCTCACAAATATTCTTTTCTAGATTGTCTTTTGAGTGACACTTGACAAAAACACCATCTTGTGGattcctagtttttttttttaattggtgtgggtaaatcaaatatatatcgACGAGAAATGCAAAAGACTTGAAGACAAGTCCGTTTTCTTGGTCCACAATTTATCAAGTCGAGAACAAAAAGTCGGTTTGTCTATAATCACTTTAAACATGGACTTAGAACCTTTCTTTGACGAACCAATAAGATCAAGGAACTCTACTTTCTACTAGACAGAATCTTGCAGACGACTTACAGCAGATCTACTCTACTCATTGGAAGATTTGAGACTTATTACATTAACTCTGATCAGAATGTACACGCATGCCTCATTTGGGGTTTTACTAAAAGAAGCAGCcattatagacaaaaaaaacacatataaagaaTCAACTATTTTATATACCCATTTGCTTCATCCACAAAGACCATTTAATAGCCTCGAGAAATTCGTCGTTCCTGCGCAAAGCTGTGACCAAATTGGTGTAAGTTACTTTATCAGGTGTTATCTTTTTCCccctcatctccttcaccaatCCAACAGCTTCTTCAACCATACCACCTATACCATAAGCCTTTATCAGTGTGTTATAGCTACACAAGTCAGGACCAAGTCCAGATTTTTTCAATTCTGTCAGCACTTCCGTGACTTCATCGATCCATCCTTGCTCTCCATATATATTGATCATGATGTTATATGTATAATGATCTGATCCACAAGTAGACTTCATCCTCTTCAAGATGCTTCTGAATTTCTCCATCTGTTTATCTTTCCCATATGCATTTAGCATAGAGTTATAAGCTTCAAGTGACACAGAAAACCCGTCGAATTGCATATTCTTAACCGCTGATGACATGTTTGTGAAGTCCTTGTTCTGTCCATAGGCGGCTATAATGGTGTTGTAAGATATTACATCCACAACTCCGTGTCTTTTTGCCAACATGAAAAGCTCGTTAACCTTTTTAAAGAGCTTGGCTTTACCATAAACATCAAGGAGGACATTGAATGTGACTGTATTAGGAGTAAATCCATATCGAATCATCTCCTCAAAAGTTCTTGAGAGCTCATCAAGCGGAAGAGCACGTGCACAACAGTTTATAACACAATTGTACATCTCCTGATCCCAATGGATCCCGCTCTTTCGAATCCTGTAGTATAAATGCTGGAGTTTATCCTGAAGACCACACTTCTGATATATCCGAAGCATATCCCGAAACAAGTACAAATCCGGAACAATGTCTTTTTGCTCATCCATGATTTCTAGGACAGAACAGGCTTCTTCCAAGGATCCAGCTTTCACATACATCCGTACCACAATGCTGAATCCAATCCTGTCCAAAACAACTCCAGATGATTTCAACTTTGAATAAAGCTTTTCCGCTTCACCAAATTCGCCCATCACTGTGTAAATGTCAATCATTGTGGATGTAATGTGCAGATTTATCTGTTCATCAGATTCCAATGTATGATTGTATATTTTCACGGCATCAGCAAGTTGACCAGATTCTTTGCAAGAGCAAATCAACAGATGATACAAGTGGGACTCAAATGCTGAGTCTCTCCACTTTTTTTCTCGCAACAACGCCAAGCAATCATCAACCATACCATGTTTGATATAAGCCATCACTAGAATCGAGAAAGAAGTCTGGTTTAAACGGATATGGTTATGAAAAGAACCTTTGAGAACATAAGGCACTTCATCAAGCTTTCCAACCTTCTCATAAGCCTGCAAAATGATGCCAAGGATTGAGGAGTACTGGCATCCGATATTAACCATATCTTCGATCGTCTTAATAGCACCATCTCTGTCTCCATATTTAGCCTGCAAATTGATTAAAGTAAAAAGATTGGACGAATTGGGTTTATACCCCAACTGCTTCAGCTC
The sequence above is a segment of the Camelina sativa cultivar DH55 chromosome 10, Cs, whole genome shotgun sequence genome. Coding sequences within it:
- the LOC104717106 gene encoding uncharacterized protein LOC104717106, coding for MVEKKSFRIVKSNYLITLNPLLLSQKQHCPLITMSEEKSHSGKVKMLTLQHSSFISFSPSDNKLRSLTNGFTIMSKKRDFAEKSNEKGPLLRIKVPNTILARSAIAVLGLGFIDAGYSGDWSRIGVISKETEQLLKIAAFLVVPLCIFLILSFSNDTTD
- the LOC104717105 gene encoding nuclear pore complex protein NUP43, encoding MEMQDSFQVHRIPQSKYVDGVRWLPQASALNRFFATAFYDPDCDSSSIEIQSLDPNPRGNQSTNPLIESISSWTSPSRVSSLEIAGNGGGGGSFKPMVSAATSSGSLHVLMVDLVEGAAIDEVYVAEGEKFHVGRVEGVDWREGGECVTVGEDGRVNVVKIVNGEGLRYRKVFDGNGLVAYRAVKWASPTEFVTGGYGFGLQLWDQRKSGEAVSQLKGNWFEGKTSAVVHSIDIHPSRKHTCIAGGSSGTVFAWDLRWPQQPIVLSGVGASENINNPLSESEVWEVKYDSYTKSNISSSRILPVMTCSEDGILGVIEQGEEPIELLAEPCAINSFDIDRQNPQDVICSLEWESIAVFSRP
- the LOC104717108 gene encoding myosin-binding protein 3-like (The sequence of the model RefSeq protein was modified relative to this genomic sequence to represent the inferred CDS: added 3 bases not found in genome assembly); amino-acid sequence: MVERSRSFRIPGAEKSDLRIALYERKEVVERLQDELNAEREASATSASEAMSMILRLQGEKAELAMEAGQYKRMVEEQMSHAEMSFALLEDVIYQKEIEVTALAYQVDVYRSQLLSLGFSDLSSLDAKLQENDDQDENILNMNDLSLSDRSQTPSSELVTDLSIPEEKEIIEQTLDSQKSSLDVYWEQIKKLNEQVKELTGYRDSMRDQHNTSMSESGLNKGEEDGASSSNFQEDTQKRKEEAKSVRKTDDTMVIKVAKQKKIEKKSPKQTRDRSGKRNRAEYQAELLQLRQRVERLERGKTNTEPETSGVIKQEEISLLKEVREEQISSVESSEVEKSSNTMEDLQPWIDPVIISVQEAMLYFWL
- the LOC104717109 gene encoding pentatricopeptide repeat-containing protein At4g30825, chloroplastic, yielding MGSLRFSIPLNPFDSKRFHFSANPFQFPDQFPIFSVTSSSNNAPAARTFTIGSLIRVKKTRVSRLDVEAKETTENDIDSASEANVERSSSSKLKGVTSGNKRWTKKDVVKKFSFRRESNELEDLLVKNGEVDVNYSAIKPGLSLEHCNGILKRLESCSDSNAVKFFDWMRCNGKLQGNFSAYSLILRVLGRREDWDRAEDLIKELCGFQGFQQSFQVFNTVIYACAKKGNVKLGSKWFQLMLELGVRPNVATIGMLMGLYQKNWNVDEAEFAFSHMRNFGIVCESAYSAMITIYTRLRLYGKAEEVIDLMKKDRVRLNLENWLVMLNAYSQQGKMEQAESVLISMEAAGFAQNIIAYNTLITGYGKVSKMEAAQSLFYRFCDIGMEPDETSYRSMIEGWGRSDNYEEAKHYYQELKQLGYKPNSSNLFTLINLQAKYGDRDGAIKTIEDMVNIGCQYSSILGIILQAYEKVGKLDEVPYVLKGSFHNHIRLNQTSFSILVMAYIKHGMVDDCLALLREKKWRDSAFESHLYHLLICSCKESGQLADAVKIYNHTLESDEQINLHITSTMIDIYTVMGEFGEAEKLYSKLKSSGVVLDRIGFSIVVRMYVKAGSLEEACSVLEIMDEQKDIVPDLYLFRDMLRIYQKCGLQDKLQHLYYRIRKSGIHWDQEMYNCVINCCARALPLDELSRTFEEMIRYGFTPNTVTFNVLLDVYGKAKLFKKVNELFMLAKRHGVVDVISYNTIIAAYGQNKDFTNMSSAVKNMQFDGFSVSLEAYNSMLNAYGKDKQMEKFRSILKRMKSTCGSDHYTYNIMINIYGEQGWIDEVTEVLTELKKSGLGPDLCSYNTLIKAYGIGGMVEEAVGLVKEMRGKKITPDKVTYTNLVTALRRNDEFLEAIKWSLWMKQMGI